Genomic DNA from uncultured Erythrobacter sp.:
CAACACAGGAAGGCGACAAAGCCGCCACCAATGTGTTGCTGTCAGAGGTGGGAGTGTGGCTGGAGCGGTATTTTCGCCGCCGCCTGCCACCGCACCAGATCGACGATCTGGTTCAGGAAGTGCTGATTGCGTTTTATACAAAGCGGGCAACGTGGGATCCCTCGCGCCCGTTCCTGCCATGGCTTGCAGCCATCGCGCGGTATCGCTGGGTCGATCACCTGCGCAAGGTCTACAAGCACGATAGCAAGGAACTGATGGAAGACGACGCGGTAGAGGACAGCGAAGAAGAAGTTGTCCTCGCCCGTGTCAGCCTCGATCGCTTGTTCGGACAATTGCCCGACAAGCAGGCCGAGGTCATCGAAATGGTGAAGATCGAAGGCCTCTCAATCCGAGAGGCCGCAGATAAGACCGGGCAAAGCGAAAGCCTGGTGAAAGTGAATATCCATCGCGGCCTCAAGAAACTGGCCACCATGGTTGAGAAAGCTGATTGATATGGAAAAGTTCAACAACCGAGAAGATCTGATCGCGGCCCTGACCGAGGACCTGACGCCTGTGAAGCGCGTCAAGCCGGTCGACGGGATCATGCTGATCGCCTTTGCCACTGTCGTTGCGACAGTCGCGTCGATCGCCATTTTCGAATGGTGGAATGGTCTGCTTACCGGCGAAGCCTCGGGCTATTTTCTGATCACCCACGGGCTCTTACTCGTGCTGGGTGCAGCCAGCACGGCGGCGCTTGTGAGCGGTGCTCTCCCAAGGGTCGGCGCGCGTGCCAATGGGCCGCTCTGGAGCGCGATCATGCTGGGCATCCTGCCTTTGGGTGCGATTGCGAGCCTGCTTTCGGGACACGGCAACCATGCTCGCGAAGGTCTCAATGATCCGGTAGCCTTTATGTGCACCACCGCTTCGCTTTCGGCAGGCGCGCTGGTTCTGGTGGCCGCCGTGATGTTCCTGCGCCGCGGCGCTCCGGTCTCACTCGAACGTTCGGGCTGGCTCGCCGGTCTTGCGGCGGGATCGCTTGGAACGCTGGCTTATGGAATTACCTGCCCGCTCGACACTTTCTCGCATGTCGGCCTGTGGCACGTTGCTCCGGTAGCTATCGGAGCAGTGGTTGGACGGATCGTGGTTCCCCCGCTGATCCGCTGGTAAGTTCGGCACGTTGCGCGATGTTGGCGGCAGAGGACCTCTGCCGCCATTCGCGATCAAAAAAGCCGACGGTGAGCAGGAGTGCGAGGATGATCATCGCGAACTCGCCTGCGTCCTCGACGAAGGTCAGGATCGCGTGGAAGACCTTCCCCTGCTCTCCCCAGACGACCAGCAGATCGATCACCACGCCGAACATTGCGGCTCCGATAACACAGCCCGCAAGAGCCAGGTTGAACACAACCGCCTGACCTTTCGCAGCCCTTAGGCCCAATGCCAACGCCGCGGCCCAGAAGACCCCGACACCGATCATCAGCGACGCCTCTGCAAGGTGCGAGCCTTCAACAGGGATACCCTCGATCATGCCCAATGTGGGGCCTGCGGCTTGCCCGAACTGCTCATGCAGCTCGATCCAATTGTCGACCGTTAGGAACGCGAACAGCACCGAGTTCGCAAGATAAACGGTCGTTCGCTCACTGTGCCAAAGGAGAAATGTCATCACGGCCACGGCACCGGTAAGACCGTATTCCAGGAACTCGCCAAACGACCTGTCCGAAGCGAGATAGAACTGAACTGGGAGCAGTGCATCGGTAAGCGAGCCATAATGCGCGGCCACATCCAGTCCGATGAGCACACCGGCATATGGGAGGATCAGGAGCGCGGCGCGAATCGTCGCAGGTGATTGCGCCAATTCAGCGAAGAGGGTGATAATGCTGCGAATATCCCTCATCTTCCGATTCTGCCCCCTCTCAGCGTGACATAGACGTCAATTATGCATCTTCATTCGGTCATAAATCGCTGACCCGACCTGATAAACCGAACCAAAAATCCAAACCGTCTCGCATTGCGACAATCGCCATCCAAACGTTTCCGTTCGCTTGGGGCCAAAGAAGGCCGAGCTGCACCATTCGTCGGATATTCGACGTCATTGCCCCTTCATCCACGCGGGCCTATATGCGGCACATGTCCATAAGACCTTGGCGCGATATTGAGCGGCGCGAATGCCGCCAGATTATGGTCGGCGATGTGCCGGTGGGCGGCGATGCGCCGATCACCGTGCAGACGATGACCAACACCCCGACCGAAGATGCGGCGGCGACGATCGATCAGATCCGTCGCTGCGAAGAGGTTGGGTGCGACATTATCCGTGTGTCCTGCCCGACCGAGGAAGCGACTGCAGCCTTCCCGCTCATTACGCGGGCCGCGAACATCCCGGTCGTCGCTGACATCCATTTTCATTACAAACGCGCATTGGAAGCCGCCGATGGCGGCGCAGCGTGTCTGCGCATCAATCCCGGCAATATCGGATCGTCCGATCGCGTTGCCGAAGTGGTGCGCGCGGCGAAAGCCAATGGCTGCGCGATCCGGATCGGCGTAAACGCCGGGAGCCTCGAGAAAGATCTGCTCGAGAAATATGGCGAGCCCTGCCCCGAAGCGCTTATCGAAAGCGCGCTCGATCATATCAAATTGCTGCAGGATCACGACTTCCACGACTTCAAGGTCGCGGTGAAAGCCAGTGACGTGTTTCTCGCAGTCGCCGCCTATCATGGTCTTGCAGAAACGGTCGATTGCCCGCTGCATCTCGGCATTACCGAAGCGGGCGGATTGATCGGCGGGACGGTGAAATCCTCCATCGGCATGGGAAGCCTGCTGTGGGCCGGGATCGGCGATACGATCCGCGTCTCGCTCTCCGCTGAGCCGGAG
This window encodes:
- the ispG gene encoding flavodoxin-dependent (E)-4-hydroxy-3-methylbut-2-enyl-diphosphate synthase, translated to MSIRPWRDIERRECRQIMVGDVPVGGDAPITVQTMTNTPTEDAAATIDQIRRCEEVGCDIIRVSCPTEEATAAFPLITRAANIPVVADIHFHYKRALEAADGGAACLRINPGNIGSSDRVAEVVRAAKANGCAIRIGVNAGSLEKDLLEKYGEPCPEALIESALDHIKLLQDHDFHDFKVAVKASDVFLAVAAYHGLAETVDCPLHLGITEAGGLIGGTVKSSIGMGSLLWAGIGDTIRVSLSAEPEEEVKVGYEMLKALGLRTRGVRVVSCPSCSRQGFDVIRTVETLEKRLEHIKTPMSLSVLGCVVNGPGEARETDIGLTGGGNGKHMVYLSGMKAHAIEDEDMLNHIVKLVEEKAAKIEAGDEVAFDPHARAAEAAE
- a CDS encoding sigma-70 family RNA polymerase sigma factor: MVADEPTFARLMAATQEGDKAATNVLLSEVGVWLERYFRRRLPPHQIDDLVQEVLIAFYTKRATWDPSRPFLPWLAAIARYRWVDHLRKVYKHDSKELMEDDAVEDSEEEVVLARVSLDRLFGQLPDKQAEVIEMVKIEGLSIREAADKTGQSESLVKVNIHRGLKKLATMVEKAD
- a CDS encoding DUF1109 domain-containing protein, producing MEKFNNREDLIAALTEDLTPVKRVKPVDGIMLIAFATVVATVASIAIFEWWNGLLTGEASGYFLITHGLLLVLGAASTAALVSGALPRVGARANGPLWSAIMLGILPLGAIASLLSGHGNHAREGLNDPVAFMCTTASLSAGALVLVAAVMFLRRGAPVSLERSGWLAGLAAGSLGTLAYGITCPLDTFSHVGLWHVAPVAIGAVVGRIVVPPLIRW